DNA from Brassica napus cultivar Da-Ae chromosome C4, Da-Ae, whole genome shotgun sequence:
TGGTCTCTTTTGACTTGCTTGTTTTGATCAACATCTGAAATTTGATTGGTGTTTTTTCATATGGTTCAAGTCGCCTATTGATTGCTATCCAGTGCTTCCTGGTGCCTAGCCTGTTCAGATCCATTTTTAGACATGTAAGTTGTTGATGTAGTCTCACAGGCTGATAGTATAGCTGTAACTAGGAGAAGGTTCCTCTGTTTCGCTATTCATGTTATGATTGTAGCTTTGTGCATCGTTCACATATCAGATTGGTAATGCTTTAAAGTGGTTTAGAGCTCTTCTCGCATCAGCCATTGTTAGATGCTGCAATTCACTAGATTTCCGTTTGTTCGGTTTTTTTTGCTTCAGTGTTGGATCCTGGAGTAGAGTTCTCATTGGTATCATCAGCCTTTATTAGATTTCAGTATCTTCAGTTTTGAAATTTACTAGGATTCTACTGCTCATTGCATCAGTGCTAATTGTTTGAACAATTCCGTAAGGGCTAACAGTAAGAATGCATGGGTGTTGAATTGTgagcgttttttttttcttgcaaatACTGGGCTGTGAATAGCGTGTGAATGTTGATTTTGATCTTTGGAAATAGTTGTGGGGGAACTGGTATCAAATACTTGAATAGGTCTCTAGATTGGAGTTGAGGATACTTAATTTTGAGTAGATAAGGTTTAGAAAACATGACGGCTTACCTCTTTATCTCCGCAGGTTCTCTGGATTGTATTGAATCACTGCCATTTCAAGTAGTTTCCCAAATCTTCTGATTAGTTTCCCCAAGTGTGGTTTGATAGTATCCTCTTTTAATATGCTCTAGTTTAAGCAGTGTGGGTTGCTCAGCGAGAGTGTAATGGTCTAGCATGTTGAAACGATTAGGCTTTTGGTAAATCAATGTAAGAAGACATCACTTCACATAGCGGAGACCCTAGAAGAGTCCACTGTAAAGCCATGTGGGAGAACATGTTCTCTTATCCATGTCCTCTGTACATGCAGATGCTCTTTGGTAAAACTCAGCAATTCATGAAATATTATATGACAATCGTAGTCGCATCACATCGAGAGGGCTACTGCTGTGGTCATTTCCTTCTCTGTGTGTTTGTCTCCCGAGAGTATTGAATAGCACTAGTAAATCAATGTAAGAACTAAGATGACATCACTTCACTCTTCAGTCTCCAcacagtctttttttttttactggagAACCAAAGAAGAGTCTAGTGTAAAGCCATGTTAAGAACCTCTGTTCCTCTTATCTTTTTCCTCGGTACACGCAGATGTTCTGTTGTAAATTGCACCAATTCATGAAAAAACATGATGAACAGTTGTAGTCGTAGTGGTATGTAATTTGAAGTCGGTGTCGGTGGAGTCAGTGAGAACGTTTTGGACGAAAGCGAAAAGTGACTCTTTTGCTAAAAAAGCTACTATTTCGGGTAATGTGACCGGCTATTTCCGGTGGAACAGTCGAGCCACCGACACAACCTTCCATGTTTTCACGACAATGATCACTGTCCGTATCGCACACGATCCacgttattatttatttaaagaaagaaaccataatttcgtgacaaaaaaaaaagaaagaaaccatAATTTCCCCCACTCGGCTCTCCCATATGTAAGAGAGAAAGTAGCATTATTATTGGCTTAAAGGTAAAGAACAGCAAATCTGAGAGTAGACTTCACTCTTGAGGAGATCAAAGTAACCCGTCTTGAAGAGAGTCATGACTTGAATGTAAAACACACACTTTGCTCTGTTTCTTCACTGGTaagtcttctttttcttttgcccTCAATCTTTACTAAGTTGTTGAACTCTCAAGTGACGTCATGGTTGTTCATGCTCTGCTATTGATATCTTTTTGGATACGTCTGAAAATTCACCAAAGTCCCTAATCATGATTATTGGGGATTTTTAGGGTGGGGTTCTTagtggaatataagaacccaactcttaacttttaactaaaaaactaagaaccggttcttaaaactcttatttaagagccggttcttaacttttttaaaagttaagagacgtgTTCTTATATTTCGCTAAGAACGCTACGTTAAGATCAAGCACCTTGTTCATATACTACTGTAGACTTAAGACAAAACATAGCAAGTCTGATTATGTCCTTCTCGTCCTCCACTATGTTATTTCCTTTTCAGGAACATGAATACATTCAgctctttttttaatcattttgctcatctttctttcttctccgTAGGGTAAAACAGATCTTCTTGGATCGTTTCCTTATGATGAAGGGGAGAACAACCAACAATGTCCAGTCAAAGCGATCGACCAAGAACGGAAGAAAAGATCAGAAGCTGCAGAAGAAGAATAGCCAGAAAAGATTGTCAGAACAAGAGAAACACAAGGACTTAAACGCTAACGAAGATTCTAACAATCTCCCTACAGTAGTAGCTAGTGATTCAACCACACACTCAGATCCATCTGAGGCTTACGAGACCGTAGATGTCCGTTACTTGGATGATGTAACagagagtaaagagaaagatcacAGTGTAAATGGAtccaaagatgatgatgatgatgaagaagaagaagttaaagATGCTCGGGAAGGTGTCAATGCCGATGTATGGGAAGATGCTTCGAATGGTGCTCTTAGTACTGGAAGCGAGAACGAGTCCCCTGATGTAGTAACAGAGAACAGTGGTGAACACTTTGAGGAAGAGAAGATCAATCATCTCGAGACAAGAATCGGGAGACTTGAAGAGGAGCTTAGAGAAGTTGCCTCACTCGAGATATCTCTCTACTCTGTTGTTCCGGACCATTCTAGCTCCGCGCACAAGCTTCACACGCCAGCTAGGCGTCTTTCCAGAATCTACATCCATGCCTGTAAGCATCTCACTCGTGAAAAGCGTGCTAGGATCGCTACGAACTCTGTTTCTGGTCTTGTTTTGGTTGCCAGATCTTGTGGGAATGATGTTTCAAGGTATAAAAAAAGACTAATGAGTTGAACATTTTCAGCATCTTGATACTCtctataaatacatttttttcttgttaggTTGACCTTTTGGTTATCAAACATCATATCTCTAAGGGAGATCATTTCACAAGCCTTTGGTAAGTCGCATGAGTCAAATGGTGATGCAGAGAAGAAAGGTCTCCAAAAGCTTTTGGAGGATTGGCAAGAAACTGAAACGTTTACTACTTCACTCGAGAAAATCGAACACTGGGTCTTCACTAGAATCGTTGAATCTGTTTGGTGGCAGGTATATTAAAAAGATTGAGAGCTTCTTTCTAAGTTTTTGTCTATTGAAGCATCTCTCAGTTTTGCTTCTGCTATCTTTTTAAGGTCTTTACTCCTTATATGCAATCCCCTGAAAGCAACTCATCTGAGAAGCAAGGAGCCTTTTCTATTAGCCTGTGGAACAGTGCTTTCAGAGAAGCTCTGCAACGGCTTTGTCCTGTGAGAGGCGCGGGGCATGAATGTGGCTGCTTACCTGTTTTGGCTAGAATGGTACTAATCAGATACTTTACATTTGTTTATGTTCTTGACAATGGCATATAAGagtctttttattatttgtctttTAAAAACAGGTGATGGAGAAGTGTATCAGTAGATTCGATGTAGCTATGTTCAATGCTATTCTGCGGGAGTCAGAACATCAGATTCCAACTGATCCGGTCTCTGATCCTATTCTTGATTCCAACGTTGTGCCTATTCCTGCTGGAGAGTTGAGCTTTGGATCAGGAGCACAACTCAAAAATGCggtaaccaaaacaaaacaaagttcAGTTTCTTTTATAGCCGTTAGATAGTTGACTAATCCAATGTCACTTTATTATCCATTGCAGATTGGTAACTGGTCTAGATGCCTCACTAAAATGTTCGGCATGAACAACAAAGATGACGATGAAAGTGAAGGCAGTGATAGTAGTAAAGCTTTTGTATTGTTAAATGAAATTAGTGATCTTCTTATGCTCCCAAAAGACATGCTAATGGAGAGTTCCATTAGAGAAGAGGTTTGTCTGATacatatgtaatcttatggaaAGTTAGTCCATCCCATTCACAAGCTTCATTGAATAGTCTTCATTGATCttttgattttacaaaacaGATATGTCCATCGATCaatcttttattaatcaaaagaATACTCTGCAACTTCACTCCTGATGAGTTCTGTCCAGATCATGTACCAGGAGCTGTCCTAGAAGAGCTCAACTCTGCTGACGTATCCAAATGAATTCAAAAGTTAAGATTCTCTTTACTTCTCTTAAACTATTaaacatcttttttttgtttatatattttcagagcGATGGTGATGGGAAGCTGCTATTAGAAGAAAGCTTCCCTTATGCAGCTTCCTCAGTTTCTTACACGCCTCCGTCGACCATGGATGTAGGAGAGAAAGTTTCAAATCTTACAGGGAAAATGTCAAGGAATGTGTCTATGATACAGAGAAAAGGGTACACGAGCGACGAGGAGCTTGAGGAACTGGACTCTCCTCTTACATCCATCGTAGACGATTCAAGTGACTTTACTGATTCAGCGACCTCAAATGAAAGATACAAGCTTCTTAGACAAGTGTGGTTTTAGTTGGGTGATTCATTGGAAACCAAGTTAAAAGTGTAATTAGTTTGTGTGGTTACTATGAACTTATGCCATATCCAGTAaccaaaaaacacaaaattttgccaattctaaaaataaatctttacctaataactgaaaataaaaatcttttgaCCTATTCAACGGTAAAGACATTGAATATTGTGATATCTGCTAGAGTCAGCAACCACAATAACTTCCTCGAGCTATTAGGATGTTGTCTTGAGTTTCCTCTTCCGGTTCTGGTGTTTGAGTATGCAGAACATGGTGCTATGGATGAGCAAGGAGGTGTTTGTAGTGATAACAGACAACAACAATTGCCTTGGAGTGTTAGGTTGAAGATTACAAAAGAAGTTGCTAATGCTGTGACTTATCTTCACAGTGCGTTTCCGAGGATCATTGTACACAGAGAGATAAAGCAGACCAATGTGTTCTTGGACAAGAACTGGACAGCCAAGCTGTCTGATTTCTCATTCTCTATATCTCTCCCTGATCAGGTAAGTCATGGATTGAAGATAAAGTGATGGGAACAGCTGGATTCATTGATCCGTCTTATTTCTCTACGGGTATAGTGTCTGGATACACTGATGTGTTCAGCTTTGGAATCCTTTCGTTGGTTATTCTGAGTGGTAGACCTGCTGTGTTCGCTGGATCATTCGGATTTTCTGATAGTATTCATGACTATATGAGAGTTTTACATGAGAAAGGAGAGCTGTTCTTGGAGCTAGGTGATGAGTTTGGTGGAAAATCGATGTATACATTTCTTGAGATGGCTTTGAGATGCTGCGAGAAGAGGAAAGAAGACAGACCAAAGATGATTGAAGTGGCGAAAGAGATTAAGCTGATAGAGAAGTCACTAGATGTTGCATCAAGAAAGTATAAAGACAAAGGTGGTAAGAAAGTTTACTTAGCCTAAAGTTAAAATAGTTTATGAAGAAGGAACACATTGTAATAGCTTTTACTATACAGGAatgacaatatatattttttttttgggttcttGAATACTTTCAAGAACAATATTGTATATCTACAAGATACTCAGGTGGTGTTATTGGTTAGTGGTCATATAGTAATCAAATGCCTAACATTACTTGGTCTAGGATCTTTCGATCCTCTTTAGTTCCTTGGACACTTCCATCATCTCCGGAACTTCCCCTCTAAGACCGATGCATTTGAGTGAAAGTACGAAAAAAGCTTCCATCCGACATAGCTCTCCTTCTGCAAAGTCACTTTCCAACATAACTGGATCTAAGATCTCAGCGAGTCTACCATCTTCCACAAGCCGAGTCAGAAAATCTGGATGTAGCTCATCGTCCAGACCTGGAGTTCTTCTGCTCAAGAGAACTAACATGAACACTCCAAAGCCGTAGACGTCAACATTCTCTGTGATCATTCCCTTTGACATATGGTTAGGATCTAGGTACCCGTACGTTCCCTCTAGCTTATACTCACGTACAAAAGACTCTCCTTGTGGTATAGTGACGCAGTTGCGGAAATCTCCTAGCTTTGCAACCCCTTTTACATCCAAGAATACGTTACGAGGGTGTACATTCCTATGGatgaatgtcgtcgaaaaggcGGTGTGAAGGTAGGCTAATGAGTTCGAGATGTCTCTTGCTATCTTTATCCTTTTATTCCATGTCAGTGTTGGATCGATTTGGTGATGAGCGTTCACCGTTATGCTCTCCGCATATTCACATACTAGGGCAGGGCAAGTGAGTTCGAGACAGCATCCCAACAACTTGAGGAAGTTCTTGTGACCACTCACCATTGAT
Protein-coding regions in this window:
- the LOC106431550 gene encoding serine/threonine-protein kinase ZRK4-like, yielding MSWRRKKIQKVNEPQRLFLENGSILLEELIKCCNGKTNPISTYSPDQILEATNNFNKSNLVGKDDCDYHYYRGTLDNDDNRLVMIKKKAYGGRLVRKICRDISVSSMVSGHKNFLKLLGCCLELTCPALVCEYAESITVNAHHQIDPTLTWNKRIKIARDISNSLAYLHTAFSTTFIHRNVHPRNVFLDVKGVAKLGDFRNCVTIPQGESFVREYKLEGTYGYLDPNHMSKGMITENVDVYGFGVFMLVLLSRRTPGLDDELHPDFLTRLVEDGRLAEILDPVMLESDFAEGELCRMEAFFVLSLKCIGLRGEVPEMMEVSKELKRIERS
- the LOC106431545 gene encoding serine/threonine-protein kinase ZRK1-like codes for the protein MDEQGGVCSDNRQQQLPWSVRLKITKEVANAVTYLHSKSWIEDKVMGTAGFIDPSYFSTGIVSGYTDVFSFGILSLVILSGRPAVFAGSFGFSDSIHDYMRVLHEKGELFLELGDEFGGKSMYTFLEMALRCCEKRKEDRPKMIEVAKEIKLIEKSLDVASRKYKDKGGKKVYLA
- the LOC106431537 gene encoding uncharacterized protein LOC106431537, yielding MMKGRTTNNVQSKRSTKNGRKDQKLQKKNSQKRLSEQEKHKDLNANEDSNNLPTVVASDSTTHSDPSEAYETVDVRYLDDVTESKEKDHSVNGSKDDDDDEEEEVKDAREGVNADVWEDASNGALSTGSENESPDVVTENSGEHFEEEKINHLETRIGRLEEELREVASLEISLYSVVPDHSSSAHKLHTPARRLSRIYIHACKHLTREKRARIATNSVSGLVLVARSCGNDVSRLTFWLSNIISLREIISQAFGKSHESNGDAEKKGLQKLLEDWQETETFTTSLEKIEHWVFTRIVESVWWQVFTPYMQSPESNSSEKQGAFSISLWNSAFREALQRLCPVRGAGHECGCLPVLARMVMEKCISRFDVAMFNAILRESEHQIPTDPVSDPILDSNVVPIPAGELSFGSGAQLKNAIGNWSRCLTKMFGMNNKDDDESEGSDSSKAFVLLNEISDLLMLPKDMLMESSIREEICPSINLLLIKRILCNFTPDEFCPDHVPGAVLEELNSADSDGDGKLLLEESFPYAASSVSYTPPSTMDVGEKVSNLTGKMSRNVSMIQRKGYTSDEELEELDSPLTSIVDDSSDFTDSATSNERYKLLRQVWF